From Streptomyces fungicidicus, one genomic window encodes:
- a CDS encoding carbohydrate ABC transporter permease produces MTSATSPALPTASERRRSGSIAWHVGALAVLAVVLYPVIWVVGASFKPSKDIIASLDLLPAKPVWANFSGLADGISGISVGSFFWNSLMYAVLAVAGVVLSSSLTAYAFAKIRFAGRNLLFTLMIGTLLLPYHVLLIPQYVLFRNLELTDTLVPLVAGKFLATEAFFVFLMVQFMRGLPRELDEAAKLDGCGHLRTYWSIVLPLSRPAIITSAIFTFINAWNDFMGPLIYLNTPEKYTVSLGLMMFRDQEGVSNYGSMIAMSLVALVPVIAFFMAFQRHLIDGMATSGLKG; encoded by the coding sequence GTGACCAGTGCCACCAGCCCTGCCCTGCCCACCGCGAGCGAGCGGCGGCGCTCCGGGTCGATCGCCTGGCACGTCGGCGCGCTCGCCGTCCTCGCGGTCGTCCTCTACCCCGTGATCTGGGTGGTCGGCGCCTCGTTCAAACCGAGCAAGGACATCATCGCCAGCCTCGACCTGCTGCCCGCCAAGCCGGTCTGGGCGAACTTCTCGGGGCTCGCCGACGGCATCTCCGGCATCTCCGTGGGCAGCTTCTTCTGGAACTCGCTGATGTACGCGGTCCTCGCCGTGGCCGGTGTCGTGCTGTCCAGCTCGCTGACCGCCTACGCCTTCGCCAAGATCCGGTTCGCCGGGCGGAACCTGCTCTTCACCCTGATGATCGGCACGCTGCTGCTGCCTTACCACGTGCTGCTCATCCCGCAGTACGTGCTCTTCCGCAACCTCGAGCTCACCGACACCCTGGTGCCGCTCGTCGCCGGGAAGTTCCTGGCCACGGAGGCGTTCTTCGTCTTCCTGATGGTGCAGTTCATGCGCGGGCTCCCCAGGGAGCTGGACGAGGCCGCCAAGCTCGACGGCTGCGGGCACCTGCGCACCTACTGGTCGATCGTGCTGCCGCTGAGCCGGCCCGCGATCATCACCAGCGCGATTTTCACCTTCATCAACGCCTGGAACGACTTCATGGGGCCGCTGATCTACCTCAACACCCCCGAGAAGTACACCGTTTCGCTCGGCCTGATGATGTTCCGCGACCAGGAGGGCGTCTCCAACTACGGCAGCATGATCGCGATGTCGCTGGTGGCGCTGGTACCGGTCATCGCCTTCTTCATGGCCTTCCAGCGCCATCTGATCGACGGCATGGCGACCTCCGGACTGAAGGGCTGA
- a CDS encoding carbohydrate ABC transporter permease produces the protein MTLVKEAPARPAGKRPAAPAAGRRGRRRENLAGYLFMSPWIAGFLLLTAGPMIASLYYAFTSYNLFTPPQWIGLDNFTTMFQDPRWQKSVEVTLKYVVVATPLKLLLALGVALLLAQKRRGQGLYRAAFYMPSLIGASVSVGFVWRALFSDDAVVDRTQKIFGLDVGGWIGNPDYVIYALVALSIWQFGAPMVIFLAGLKQVPQELYEAAEVDGAGPLRRFWNITLPMISPVLFFNVLLESIHAFQVFGSAYVVSDTRCGPADATLVYTCYLYQKGFKEAQMGFASAMAWTLVVAVALVTAVLFWSQKKWVHYEEAAK, from the coding sequence ATGACCCTCGTCAAGGAAGCGCCCGCGCGCCCGGCCGGGAAGCGGCCCGCCGCTCCCGCCGCCGGGCGGCGCGGGCGGCGCCGCGAGAATCTCGCCGGCTATCTCTTCATGTCGCCGTGGATCGCGGGATTCCTGCTGCTCACGGCGGGACCGATGATCGCGTCGCTGTACTACGCGTTCACCAGCTACAACCTGTTCACACCGCCCCAGTGGATCGGTCTGGACAACTTCACGACGATGTTCCAGGACCCGCGCTGGCAGAAGTCGGTCGAGGTCACCCTCAAGTACGTCGTCGTGGCGACCCCCCTGAAGCTGCTGCTCGCGCTCGGCGTCGCGCTGCTGCTCGCGCAGAAGCGGCGGGGACAGGGCCTGTACCGGGCCGCGTTCTACATGCCCTCCCTCATCGGCGCCAGCGTCTCCGTCGGCTTCGTGTGGCGGGCGCTGTTCTCCGACGACGCGGTCGTGGACCGTACGCAGAAGATCTTCGGCCTCGACGTGGGCGGCTGGATCGGCAACCCGGACTACGTCATCTACGCCCTGGTGGCGCTGAGCATCTGGCAGTTCGGCGCGCCCATGGTCATCTTCCTGGCCGGCCTCAAGCAGGTCCCGCAGGAGCTGTACGAGGCCGCCGAGGTGGACGGCGCCGGCCCGCTGCGGCGGTTCTGGAACATCACGCTGCCGATGATCTCCCCGGTGCTCTTCTTCAACGTGCTGCTGGAGTCCATCCACGCGTTCCAGGTGTTCGGGTCCGCCTACGTCGTCTCCGACACCCGGTGCGGGCCCGCCGACGCCACGCTCGTCTACACCTGTTACCTGTACCAGAAGGGCTTCAAGGAGGCCCAGATGGGCTTCGCCTCGGCGATGGCCTGGACGCTGGTGGTCGCGGTGGCGCTCGTCACGGCGGTCCTGTTCTGGTCGCAGAAGAAGTGGGTGCACTACGAGGAGGCCGCCAAGTGA
- a CDS encoding ABC transporter substrate-binding protein, giving the protein MQQGGNVERRTILKAAGASLAVVGLGATATACGGDSGSGDGTVTIRYAWWGGEPRTIAIKKTIALFEKKFPKIKVKPEFTDYEAFWEKFQTQASGGNPPDVFQNAVGFLRKYDKRGVLLDLKTQADAGNLSLDNFRNGVLANGQVDGKQIAVPVGANTMALVIDLKAFEKAGVEPKFGWTWDEYFDALQKIQDKQKIAGDTGYFSIMYLYDLYLRQNGKAFFTDTDLGFTEADLTQWWEDGYKRVRSGLVADPKKVEQVKPKSALSAGLAASEFTWDNFSIRYEGEGESDYGLAPIPTTDGKDTGQYLGSLMLSGFSGTKHPKEVAQFIDFMVHDPEVGEIMGYDRGILATTEQYEAFKPADDNNKGVAAYEEEVAAAGVLGKITPHPSGADVIEAAFLRIGGEVAQGKTKPADAAKALFSEAKAAFAG; this is encoded by the coding sequence ATGCAGCAGGGTGGGAATGTGGAGAGGCGGACGATCCTCAAAGCGGCGGGGGCCTCGCTGGCCGTCGTGGGACTGGGTGCGACGGCCACCGCCTGCGGTGGCGACAGCGGCTCGGGGGACGGGACGGTGACGATCCGTTACGCGTGGTGGGGCGGAGAGCCGCGCACCATCGCCATCAAGAAGACGATCGCGCTCTTCGAGAAGAAGTTCCCGAAGATCAAGGTCAAGCCGGAATTCACCGACTACGAGGCGTTCTGGGAGAAGTTCCAGACCCAGGCCTCCGGCGGGAATCCCCCGGACGTTTTCCAGAATGCGGTCGGCTTCCTGCGGAAGTACGACAAGCGCGGTGTTCTGCTGGACCTCAAGACGCAGGCGGACGCCGGGAATCTGAGCCTGGACAACTTCCGCAACGGCGTCCTGGCGAACGGTCAGGTCGACGGCAAGCAGATCGCCGTCCCCGTGGGCGCCAACACCATGGCACTCGTCATCGACCTGAAGGCCTTCGAGAAGGCCGGTGTCGAGCCGAAGTTCGGCTGGACCTGGGACGAGTACTTCGACGCGCTCCAGAAGATCCAGGACAAGCAGAAGATCGCCGGCGACACCGGCTACTTCAGCATCATGTACCTCTACGACCTCTACCTGCGCCAGAACGGCAAGGCCTTCTTCACGGACACCGACCTCGGCTTCACCGAGGCCGATCTGACGCAGTGGTGGGAGGACGGCTACAAGCGCGTGCGGTCCGGCCTGGTCGCCGACCCGAAGAAGGTCGAGCAGGTCAAGCCCAAGTCCGCGCTCTCGGCCGGCCTCGCGGCGTCCGAGTTCACCTGGGACAACTTCTCCATCCGCTACGAGGGTGAGGGCGAGTCGGACTACGGGCTCGCCCCGATCCCCACCACGGACGGCAAGGACACCGGCCAGTACCTCGGCTCGCTGATGCTCAGCGGCTTCTCGGGGACCAAGCACCCCAAGGAGGTCGCCCAGTTCATCGACTTCATGGTCCACGACCCCGAGGTCGGCGAGATCATGGGCTACGACCGCGGCATCCTCGCCACCACCGAGCAGTACGAGGCGTTCAAGCCCGCCGACGACAACAACAAGGGCGTCGCGGCCTACGAGGAGGAGGTCGCCGCGGCCGGCGTCCTCGGCAAGATCACTCCGCACCCGTCCGGCGCCGACGTCATCGAGGCGGCCTTCCTGCGCATCGGCGGCGAGGTCGCCCAGGGCAAGACCAAGCCCGCCGACGCCGCCAAGGCACTGTTCAGCGAGGCCAAGGCCGCGTTCGCCGGCTGA
- a CDS encoding TIGR02611 family protein, with protein MNTGSNRSGEAAAVAHGVMVEESESRDERALGSRAPEFVKARRALHLSWQVGVFVVGLAVVAAGAAMLVLPGPGWVVIFGGMAIWATEFVWAQLVLRWTKRKVTEAAQRALDPRVRRRNIILTSIGVVIIAGLAGVYLWKFGLQMPWKIEDQ; from the coding sequence ATGAACACGGGGAGTAACAGGTCCGGCGAGGCCGCGGCGGTGGCTCACGGGGTGATGGTGGAAGAGAGCGAGAGCCGGGATGAGCGGGCGCTCGGGTCGAGGGCGCCGGAGTTCGTCAAGGCGCGCCGCGCGCTGCACCTCAGCTGGCAGGTCGGCGTCTTCGTGGTCGGCCTCGCGGTCGTGGCGGCGGGTGCCGCGATGCTGGTGTTGCCCGGGCCCGGCTGGGTCGTGATCTTCGGCGGCATGGCGATCTGGGCGACCGAGTTCGTCTGGGCCCAGCTGGTGCTGCGCTGGACCAAGCGCAAGGTCACCGAGGCGGCCCAGCGCGCCCTGGACCCCCGGGTGCGGCGGCGGAACATCATCCTGACCTCGATCGGCGTGGTGATCATCGCCGGGCTGGCCGGGGTCTACCTCTGGAAGTTCGGCCTCCAGATGCCCTGGAAGATCGAGGACCAGTGA
- a CDS encoding SsgA family sporulation/cell division regulator, producing the protein MNTTVSCELHLRLVVSSESSLPVPAGLRYDTADPYAVHATFHTGAEETVEWVFARDLLAEGLHRPTGTGDVRVWPSRSHGQGVVCIALSSPEGEALLEAPARALESFLKRTDAAVPPGTEHRHFDLDQELSHILAES; encoded by the coding sequence ATGAACACCACGGTCAGCTGCGAGCTGCACCTGCGCCTCGTTGTGTCGAGCGAGTCCTCCCTGCCTGTCCCCGCAGGCCTGCGGTACGACACGGCCGACCCCTACGCCGTGCACGCCACCTTCCACACCGGAGCCGAGGAGACCGTCGAGTGGGTGTTCGCCCGCGACCTCCTCGCCGAAGGGCTTCACCGCCCCACGGGCACCGGCGACGTCCGCGTCTGGCCGTCGCGCAGCCACGGCCAGGGCGTCGTCTGCATCGCCCTGAGCTCGCCGGAGGGGGAAGCCCTGCTCGAGGCCCCGGCACGGGCTCTGGAGTCCTTCCTGAAGCGCACCGACGCCGCCGTGCCGCCCGGCACGGAACACCGGCACTTCGACCTCGACCAGGAGCTCTCGCACATCCTGGCGGAAAGCTAG
- a CDS encoding CGNR zinc finger domain-containing protein, with product MLITHDTRCALDTVVDLVNSAPEDDTTPEGLPDVAALQEFVRQHQVSEVGVLTEWDLAAVRKIRGRFSAVFASPDAHAAAGLINELIAAAGTTPRLTNHDGYDWHVHYFAPGASVADHLAADCGMALAFFVVAGEQERLRRCEAPDCRHAFVDLSRNRSRRYCDSRTCGNRLHVAAYRARRKEAAG from the coding sequence GTGCTGATCACCCACGACACCCGGTGCGCGCTCGACACCGTGGTGGATCTGGTGAACTCCGCGCCGGAGGACGACACGACACCGGAGGGACTGCCGGACGTCGCGGCCCTCCAGGAGTTCGTGCGTCAGCACCAGGTCAGCGAGGTCGGGGTGCTCACCGAATGGGACCTGGCCGCCGTGCGCAAGATCCGCGGCCGGTTCTCCGCGGTCTTCGCCTCCCCGGACGCCCACGCCGCCGCCGGGCTGATCAACGAGCTGATCGCGGCCGCCGGCACCACGCCCCGGCTCACCAACCACGACGGCTACGACTGGCATGTGCACTACTTCGCGCCGGGCGCCTCCGTGGCCGACCACCTGGCCGCCGACTGCGGGATGGCGCTGGCGTTCTTCGTGGTCGCCGGGGAGCAGGAGCGGCTGCGCCGCTGTGAGGCGCCCGACTGCCGGCACGCCTTCGTCGACCTGTCCCGCAACCGCTCGCGCCGCTACTGCGACAGCCGCACCTGCGGCAACCGCCTGCATGTCGCCGCGTACCGGGCGCGCCGCAAGGAGGCGGCGGGCTGA
- a CDS encoding DsbA family protein, translating into MSDSSPARPAVPVLDVWCELQCPDCRGALDDLRALRARYGDRLEVRLRHFPLEKHKHSFAAAQAAEEALEQGRGWPYVEAVLGRVEELDRGGESFLVEVARELGLDAEEFDTALIDGRHILIVDADQAEGKAIGVTGTPTYVIGGERLDGGKSQEGLRERVEEIADRLLAEG; encoded by the coding sequence ATGAGCGACTCCTCCCCCGCCCGCCCCGCCGTCCCCGTCCTCGACGTCTGGTGCGAGCTGCAGTGCCCGGACTGCCGCGGCGCCCTCGACGACCTCCGCGCCCTGCGGGCCCGCTACGGCGACCGCCTCGAGGTGCGGCTGCGGCACTTCCCGCTGGAGAAGCACAAGCACTCCTTCGCCGCCGCGCAGGCCGCCGAGGAGGCGCTAGAGCAGGGGCGGGGCTGGCCGTACGTGGAGGCCGTGCTGGGCAGGGTGGAGGAGCTGGACCGCGGCGGGGAGTCCTTCCTGGTCGAGGTCGCCCGGGAACTCGGTCTGGACGCCGAGGAGTTCGACACCGCGCTGATCGACGGACGGCACATCCTGATCGTCGACGCCGACCAGGCCGAGGGCAAGGCGATCGGGGTGACCGGCACCCCGACCTACGTCATCGGCGGTGAGCGCCTCGACGGCGGCAAGAGCCAGGAGGGGCTGCGCGAGCGCGTCGAGGAGATCGCGGACCGGCTGCTGGCCGAGGGCTGA
- a CDS encoding GNAT family N-acetyltransferase: MTTTLRPAEPLQQNSDGTRSRRYLVCVNSRPVGEIHLGTHPAFGDAVARIMSLRIEEPDRRRGRGTVAALAAEEVARGWGCRRIEAAVPAAPGSALGLATALGYVLRNRNMEKTLGAVPPALPEGSAARPMTEAEFGPWRAKGQEEYARDWTSRGVPEAEARAKAASDDAVLLPDGRATGGMLFSVLEHRGARVGTLWLALRGEGAYVFDVEADAAHRGRGHGRSLMLLAEAQAAAAGKRVIGLNVFAGNTPAERLYDSLGYGTTQYTLYKPLL, translated from the coding sequence ATGACCACGACCCTGCGGCCGGCCGAGCCGCTTCAGCAGAACTCCGACGGGACCCGCTCACGCCGCTACCTGGTGTGCGTGAACAGCCGTCCCGTCGGAGAGATACACCTCGGCACGCATCCCGCCTTCGGCGACGCCGTGGCCCGCATCATGAGCCTGCGCATCGAGGAACCCGACCGCCGGCGCGGCCGGGGCACGGTGGCCGCGCTCGCCGCCGAGGAGGTGGCGCGAGGCTGGGGCTGCCGCCGCATCGAGGCGGCCGTCCCCGCCGCCCCCGGCTCAGCCCTCGGCCTCGCCACGGCGCTCGGCTACGTCCTGCGCAACCGGAACATGGAGAAGACCCTCGGGGCCGTCCCGCCCGCGCTTCCGGAGGGCAGCGCGGCCCGCCCCATGACCGAGGCCGAGTTCGGGCCCTGGAGGGCCAAGGGGCAGGAGGAGTACGCACGGGACTGGACCAGCCGCGGCGTGCCGGAGGCCGAGGCACGCGCCAAGGCGGCCTCCGACGACGCCGTGCTGCTGCCCGACGGCCGCGCCACCGGGGGGATGCTGTTCAGCGTCCTCGAACACCGGGGAGCCCGCGTGGGCACCCTGTGGCTGGCGCTGCGCGGCGAGGGGGCCTACGTCTTCGACGTCGAGGCCGACGCCGCCCACCGCGGCCGCGGACACGGACGTTCGCTCATGCTGCTCGCCGAGGCCCAGGCGGCCGCCGCGGGGAAGCGGGTCATCGGCCTCAACGTGTTCGCCGGCAACACCCCGGCCGAGCGGCTCTACGACTCGCTCGGCTACGGCACGACGCAGTACACGCTCTACAAGCCGCTCCTGTGA
- a CDS encoding aminotransferase class IV gives MKIWLDGGLQDAESARVSVFDHGLTVGDGIFETVKAVDGRPFALTRHLDRLTRSARGLGLPDPDLDEVRRACAAVLEANPVPLGRLRLTYTGGHGPLGSDRGEHGPTLVAALGETTRRPDSTAVVTVPWARNEKGALTGLKTTSYAENVVALARARERGASEALFGNTVGQLCEGTGSNVFVVLDGELHTPPVASGCLAGITRALVVEWTGAKETDLPLDVLERAEEVFLTSTLRDVQAVHRVDDRELPGAPGPVTAKAMRIFDERSGADLDP, from the coding sequence GTGAAGATCTGGCTCGACGGCGGACTGCAGGACGCCGAGTCCGCCCGCGTCTCCGTCTTCGACCACGGACTGACCGTGGGCGACGGCATCTTCGAGACGGTGAAGGCGGTGGACGGCCGGCCGTTCGCGCTGACCCGCCATCTCGACCGGCTGACCCGGTCCGCCCGGGGCCTCGGGCTGCCCGACCCCGACCTCGACGAGGTCCGCCGCGCCTGCGCCGCGGTCCTCGAGGCCAACCCGGTGCCGCTCGGCCGGCTGCGCCTCACCTACACCGGCGGCCACGGCCCGCTCGGCTCCGACCGCGGCGAGCACGGCCCGACCCTCGTGGCCGCCCTCGGCGAGACCACCCGCCGCCCCGACTCCACCGCCGTCGTCACCGTCCCCTGGGCGCGCAACGAGAAGGGCGCGCTCACCGGCCTGAAGACCACCTCGTACGCCGAGAACGTCGTCGCCCTCGCCCGAGCCCGTGAGCGGGGCGCCTCCGAGGCGCTGTTCGGCAACACCGTCGGACAGCTCTGCGAGGGCACCGGGTCGAACGTCTTCGTCGTCCTCGACGGCGAACTCCACACCCCGCCGGTCGCCTCCGGCTGCCTCGCCGGCATCACCCGCGCCCTAGTCGTCGAGTGGACCGGCGCCAAGGAGACCGATCTGCCGCTGGACGTGCTGGAGCGGGCCGAGGAGGTCTTCCTCACCTCCACGCTGCGCGACGTCCAGGCCGTGCACCGGGTCGACGACCGCGAACTCCCCGGAGCCCCCGGCCCGGTGACCGCCAAGGCGATGCGGATCTTCGACGAGCGCTCCGGGGCCGACCTCGATCCGTGA
- a CDS encoding chorismate-binding protein, with translation MPDLPPLARFGDRLATGLLDVTDDPAALDSTGFWAVAADYEGRLTCARFRDVREQAVPAPAPGAWRGPGAGDWTSSLDRGAYTAAVRRIRGHIAAGEVYQANLCRVLSAPVPSDADVDALTALLARGNPAPYAGTIRLPGHGVEIATASPELFLRRDGRVVESGPIKGTGRTEADLLEKDYAENVMIVDLVRNDIGRVCATGTVTVPDLCAVEKHPGLVHLVSTVRGELRDGAGWPGLLGAAFPPGSVTGAPKSSALRIIDALETAPRGPYCGGLGWVDADRGTGVLAVGIRTFWIDRTGGGAVLRFGTGAGITWGSDPEGEWRETELKASRLLAVASGTYDVSEGT, from the coding sequence GTGCCCGACCTCCCGCCTCTCGCCCGCTTCGGCGACCGTCTCGCCACCGGACTCCTCGACGTCACCGACGACCCCGCGGCCCTGGACTCCACGGGGTTCTGGGCCGTCGCCGCCGACTACGAGGGCCGGCTGACCTGCGCCCGCTTCCGGGACGTCCGGGAGCAGGCGGTGCCAGCCCCGGCGCCGGGGGCCTGGCGGGGTCCGGGGGCCGGCGACTGGACGTCCTCGCTCGACCGCGGCGCGTACACGGCGGCGGTCCGCCGGATCCGCGGCCACATAGCCGCCGGCGAGGTCTACCAGGCGAACCTCTGCCGCGTCCTGTCCGCGCCCGTGCCGTCCGACGCCGACGTGGACGCCCTCACCGCCCTGCTCGCCCGGGGCAATCCCGCGCCCTATGCCGGAACGATTCGCCTGCCGGGGCACGGGGTGGAGATCGCCACCGCGTCCCCCGAGCTCTTCCTGCGCCGGGACGGCCGGGTCGTGGAGTCCGGGCCGATCAAGGGCACCGGGCGCACCGAGGCCGATCTGCTGGAGAAGGACTACGCGGAGAACGTCATGATCGTCGACCTGGTCCGCAACGACATCGGACGGGTCTGCGCCACCGGCACGGTGACCGTGCCCGACCTGTGCGCCGTCGAGAAGCACCCGGGTCTGGTCCACCTCGTGTCGACCGTGCGGGGCGAGCTGCGGGACGGCGCCGGCTGGCCCGGGCTGCTCGGCGCCGCCTTCCCGCCCGGCTCCGTCACCGGGGCGCCCAAGTCGAGCGCCCTGCGGATCATCGACGCGCTGGAGACGGCGCCCCGCGGCCCGTACTGCGGCGGTCTCGGCTGGGTCGACGCCGACCGCGGCACCGGTGTGCTGGCCGTGGGCATCCGCACCTTCTGGATCGACCGGACCGGGGGCGGCGCCGTCCTGCGGTTCGGCACCGGCGCCGGGATCACCTGGGGCTCCGACCCCGAGGGGGAGTGGCGGGAGACCGAGCTGAAGGCCTCCCGGCTGCTCGCGGTAGCGTCGGGAACGTACGACGTGAGTGAAGGGACCTAG
- a CDS encoding TFIIB-type zinc ribbon-containing protein codes for MQCPKCRAPMHTYNRNGVQIEQCSGCRGIFLDYGELESLTRLEAQWSQPAPPPPAAPQAYPAAPAPAWGAPHGHHGHHRQKSFGRMLFSS; via the coding sequence ATGCAGTGTCCGAAGTGCCGTGCCCCGATGCACACCTACAACCGCAACGGTGTCCAGATCGAACAGTGCAGCGGGTGCCGAGGCATCTTCCTCGACTACGGGGAGCTGGAGTCGCTGACCCGGCTGGAGGCCCAGTGGTCGCAGCCCGCTCCGCCGCCGCCCGCCGCCCCGCAGGCCTACCCCGCCGCCCCGGCCCCCGCCTGGGGCGCCCCGCACGGCCACCACGGGCACCACCGCCAGAAGAGCTTCGGCCGCATGCTCTTCTCCAGCTGA
- a CDS encoding phosphotransferase family protein, which translates to MTPDLLPALTAHVTATAHPGTPRRTPAGPCPCPAATLTHRHDTTVLRHAGTVAKAHAPDITPADLAPRVTAAAHLPGILLPPLAPTPVAVQGRLVTLWPYGTPVDPEDPDAAPWEAAATLLARLHRTPPPTAVPPMRGPAKAALAVARLRATAPGHPGTEPVLRAWATLPPWARGEEPMPDTTTLCHGDLHLGQLVRHPAPHGPWLLIDVDDLGTGVPAWDLARPAAWYACGLLTSEEWLRFLAAYRAAGGPAVPADGDPWAALDVPARALTAQTAARAVTKAVAAGRPLDEVERSLVDACARIGSDCAADPSS; encoded by the coding sequence GTGACCCCGGACCTCCTCCCCGCCCTGACCGCCCACGTCACGGCGACGGCCCACCCCGGCACACCCCGCCGCACCCCCGCCGGCCCCTGCCCCTGCCCCGCAGCCACCCTCACCCACCGGCACGACACCACCGTCCTCCGCCACGCGGGCACCGTCGCCAAGGCCCACGCCCCGGACATCACCCCCGCGGACCTCGCCCCCCGCGTCACCGCCGCCGCCCACCTCCCCGGCATCCTCCTCCCCCCGCTCGCCCCCACGCCCGTGGCGGTGCAGGGACGGCTCGTCACCCTCTGGCCGTACGGCACCCCCGTGGACCCCGAGGACCCGGACGCCGCGCCCTGGGAGGCCGCGGCCACCCTCCTCGCCCGGCTGCACCGCACACCGCCCCCCACCGCCGTACCCCCCATGCGCGGCCCCGCCAAGGCCGCCCTCGCCGTAGCGCGCCTCCGTGCCACCGCCCCCGGCCATCCCGGCACCGAGCCGGTACTGCGGGCGTGGGCCACCCTTCCGCCGTGGGCCCGCGGTGAGGAACCCATGCCGGACACCACCACCCTCTGCCACGGCGACCTCCACCTCGGCCAGCTCGTACGCCACCCCGCGCCCCACGGGCCCTGGCTGCTGATCGACGTCGACGACCTCGGCACCGGCGTACCGGCCTGGGACCTGGCCCGCCCGGCCGCCTGGTACGCCTGCGGACTGCTCACGTCCGAGGAGTGGCTCCGTTTCCTGGCCGCCTACCGCGCGGCCGGCGGGCCGGCCGTACCGGCCGACGGGGATCCGTGGGCCGCACTGGACGTCCCCGCCCGCGCGCTCACCGCGCAGACCGCCGCCCGCGCCGTCACCAAGGCGGTCGCCGCGGGCCGGCCGCTCGACGAGGTGGAGCGGTCACTGGTCGACGCCTGCGCCCGCATCGGCTCCGACTGCGCGGCCGACCCGTCGAGTTGA
- a CDS encoding serine/threonine-protein kinase, producing MNMAMMRLRREDPRVVGSFRLHRRLGAGGMGVVYLGSDKKGQRVALKVIRPDLAEDQEFRSRFAREVSAARRIRGGCTARLVAADLDADRPWFATQYVPGPSLHDKVAGEGPLGAAELAAVGAALSEGLVAVHEAGVVHRDLKPSNILLSPKGPRIIDFGIAWATGASTLTHVGTAVGSPGFLAPEQVRGAAVTPATDVFSLGATLAYASMGDSPFGHGSSEVMLYRVVHEEAQLHGVPDALAPLVRACLAKNPEERPSTLQLSMRLKEIAAREAQGLTDVRPPAPRGAETEQPTGRLADTYPDGAQRRRQGDPGGNGTPPPRGGRGTAPKANGPTPRRGNRSVPASRGGSRNSGSRNNASRRGGPRDTSSRSGTPSRPGTPRPTPASRNSTRSGTGARRTGPRTTGTGLRPANPRLLRQRLFVFVVVTLLVAIGIALVQACQGPS from the coding sequence ATGAACATGGCGATGATGCGCCTGAGGCGCGAGGACCCGCGCGTCGTCGGCTCTTTCAGGCTCCACCGACGGCTCGGCGCGGGCGGTATGGGCGTGGTCTACCTGGGCTCCGACAAGAAGGGGCAGCGGGTCGCGCTGAAGGTCATCCGCCCCGACCTGGCGGAGGACCAGGAGTTCCGCTCGCGGTTCGCCCGCGAGGTCTCCGCGGCCCGGCGCATCCGCGGCGGCTGCACGGCCCGGCTGGTGGCCGCCGACCTCGACGCGGACCGTCCGTGGTTCGCCACGCAGTACGTGCCGGGACCGTCGCTGCACGACAAGGTCGCCGGCGAGGGACCGCTCGGCGCGGCCGAGCTCGCCGCCGTCGGCGCGGCCCTGTCCGAGGGCCTGGTCGCCGTGCACGAGGCCGGTGTCGTGCACCGGGACCTCAAGCCGTCCAACATCCTGCTGTCCCCGAAGGGGCCGCGGATCATCGACTTCGGCATCGCCTGGGCGACCGGCGCCTCCACGCTCACGCACGTCGGCACGGCGGTCGGCTCACCCGGATTCCTCGCCCCCGAGCAGGTGCGCGGCGCGGCCGTCACGCCCGCCACGGACGTGTTCTCGCTGGGCGCCACGCTCGCGTACGCGTCGATGGGCGACTCCCCCTTCGGGCACGGCAGTTCCGAGGTGATGCTGTACCGCGTGGTGCACGAGGAGGCACAGCTGCACGGCGTCCCGGACGCCCTGGCCCCGCTCGTCCGCGCGTGCCTCGCGAAGAATCCCGAGGAGCGGCCCAGCACGCTCCAACTGTCGATGCGGCTCAAGGAGATCGCCGCGCGGGAGGCCCAGGGCCTGACCGACGTCCGCCCGCCGGCCCCGCGCGGCGCCGAGACGGAGCAGCCCACCGGGCGTCTCGCGGACACCTACCCGGACGGCGCGCAGCGGCGCAGGCAGGGGGACCCGGGAGGCAACGGCACTCCCCCACCGCGCGGCGGACGCGGCACCGCGCCCAAGGCCAACGGCCCCACCCCCCGCCGCGGCAACCGGAGCGTCCCCGCGTCGCGCGGCGGCTCCCGCAACAGCGGGTCCCGCAACAACGCCTCCCGCCGCGGCGGCCCCCGCGACACCTCCTCGCGTTCCGGCACGCCGTCCCGCCCCGGCACACCACGCCCCACACCGGCCTCACGGAACTCCACGCGCTCCGGCACAGGCGCCCGCCGCACGGGTCCCCGCACCACCGGGACCGGTCTGCGCCCCGCCAACCCAAGACTGCTCAGGCAGCGCCTCTTCGTGTTCGTCGTGGTGACGCTCCTGGTGGCGATCGGCATCGCCCTGGTCCAGGCCTGCCAGGGCCCGTCGTAA